In Bacteroidota bacterium, the genomic stretch CGCGGCTTGCAAGGATGGTGCCTTGCGCCGCGCCCTCGTGGGACTTTATCCGTCTAGGATAGGTTGCCGCCGCTTACGCGGGGAGCAGCCCCTCGTTCTGCAGGTAGGCGATGATCGTGTCGACCGCCTCCTGGACCGGCATCGTGTGCGACGGGATGTCGATCTCGGCGTTCTCGGGGGCCTCGTAGGGGTCCGAGATGCCCGTGAACTCCTTGATCTTGCCTTCGCGGGCCATCTTGTAGAGGCCCTTCACGTCGCGGGCCTCACAGACCTCGAGCGGCGTCGAGATGAAGACCTCGATGTAGTTGCCGACGGACGAGATCAGGTCACGGTTGGCCTTGCGGTCGGCGAAGTACGGCGCGATGGGCGCGCAGACGGCGATGCCGCCGTGCTTGGTGACTTCGCTGGCCACATAGCCGATGCGCTGCACGTTGGTCGAGCGGTCCTCGCGCGAGAAGCCGAGGCCCTTCGAGAGGTGCGTGCGCACGACGTCGCCGTCGAGGAGGGTCACGGCGCGCTCGCCGAACTCCAGCAGGCGCACGACGAGAGCGTTGGCGACGGTGCTCTTGCCCGAGCCCGAGAGGCCGGTGAAGAAGACCGTGAAGCCCTGCTTCTCCTTCGGCGGGTAGCTCTTGCGCAGTTCCGCGACGATCTCGTCGTACGAGAACCAGTTCGGGATCTCAGCGCCCGTGCGGAGCTTCTCGCGGAGCTGCGTGCCGGAGATCATGCTGAACTCCTTGCCAGCGGCCTGCACCCACCTCGTCGTGGGCCGCGACCACGCCGGACCGGGCAACGGCTCCGACGGCGAGCCGATCTACGGCC encodes the following:
- the cysC gene encoding adenylyl-sulfate kinase gives rise to the protein MPGPAWSRPTTRWVQAAGKEFSMISGTQLREKLRTGAEIPNWFSYDEIVAELRKSYPPKEKQGFTVFFTGLSGSGKSTVANALVVRLLEFGERAVTLLDGDVVRTHLSKGLGFSREDRSTNVQRIGYVASEVTKHGGIAVCAPIAPYFADRKANRDLISSVGNYIEVFISTPLEVCEARDVKGLYKMAREGKIKEFTGISDPYEAPENAEIDIPSHTMPVQEAVDTIIAYLQNEGLLPA